One window from the genome of Lysobacter helvus encodes:
- a CDS encoding response regulator: MGALVSGAAWTEDHIRPARILVVDDDAELRRFLATVLRANGYNVDTADGEQRGLQSLGARGADLVVLDLTLPDGDGQALLRAVRQWSQVPVIVLSGRAEETEKVSALDAGANDYITKPFGVHELLARVRAQLRGPSTVPERATLDDGYLRIDLAERTVTLGGDAVTLTRKEYALLAMLARNVGRVVTQSQLLRELWGPTYEQDTHYLRILVGKLRQKLGDDAASPRWILTEPGVGLRLLLAP, from the coding sequence ATCGGCGCCCTGGTGTCGGGCGCGGCGTGGACGGAAGACCACATCCGCCCCGCGCGCATCCTGGTCGTGGACGACGATGCGGAACTGCGTCGCTTCCTCGCCACGGTGCTGCGCGCGAACGGCTACAACGTGGATACCGCCGACGGCGAGCAACGCGGACTGCAATCGCTCGGCGCCCGGGGCGCGGACCTCGTCGTGCTGGACCTCACCCTGCCCGACGGCGATGGCCAGGCCTTGCTGCGCGCCGTTCGGCAATGGAGCCAGGTGCCCGTGATCGTCCTGTCCGGCCGCGCGGAGGAAACGGAAAAGGTGTCCGCGCTCGATGCGGGCGCGAACGACTACATCACCAAGCCCTTCGGCGTGCATGAACTGCTCGCGCGCGTGCGCGCGCAGCTGCGCGGACCATCCACCGTGCCGGAGCGCGCGACGCTGGACGACGGTTACCTGCGCATCGACCTCGCCGAGCGCACGGTGACGCTGGGCGGCGATGCAGTGACGCTGACGCGCAAGGAATACGCGCTGCTGGCGATGCTGGCGCGCAACGTCGGCCGGGTGGTCACGCAGTCGCAGCTGCTGCGCGAACTCTGGGGCCCCACCTACGAACAGGACACGCATTACCTGCGCATCCTGGTCGGCAAGCTGCGGCAGAAGCTGGGCGACGACGCGGCATCGCCCCGCTGGATCCTCACCGAACCGGGCGTCGGCCTGCGCCTGCTGCTCGCCCCCTGA
- a CDS encoding sensor histidine kinase yields MQTNANTNQDERRQHRAGHAGGDAPAMNDGPAAFPMALLASVLHDLRAPLSVMMGAAEVLRHSQPRMDEDERHAFLAIIRHEGERLDGYLRNLQHMTRASRDAAGGLALVRDWVGIDEIVGCAVNRARRLGAGARIDVEAAPRLALLHVHGALLEQAIFNVLHNATKYSPADEAILVRIEQNARETIVEIRDAGPGIAASVGEHAFEMFVTDAGDTHGGSGLGLWISRSIVRAHGGDIRTCPADLPHGTCFRLTLPTREAPPDAAP; encoded by the coding sequence ATGCAGACCAACGCCAACACCAACCAGGACGAACGCAGGCAGCATCGCGCCGGCCATGCCGGTGGCGACGCGCCTGCGATGAACGATGGGCCGGCGGCCTTCCCGATGGCCCTGCTTGCTTCCGTGCTGCACGACCTGCGCGCACCGTTGTCGGTGATGATGGGCGCGGCGGAAGTGCTGCGGCATTCGCAACCGCGGATGGACGAAGACGAACGCCACGCGTTCCTCGCCATCATCCGCCACGAGGGCGAACGCCTCGACGGCTACCTGCGCAACCTGCAGCACATGACGCGCGCGTCCCGCGACGCCGCGGGCGGGCTTGCGCTCGTGCGCGACTGGGTCGGCATCGACGAGATCGTGGGCTGCGCGGTCAACCGCGCGCGGCGCCTCGGTGCCGGCGCACGCATCGACGTGGAGGCCGCACCGCGACTGGCGCTGCTGCACGTGCACGGCGCATTGCTCGAGCAGGCGATCTTCAACGTGCTGCACAACGCGACCAAGTATTCGCCGGCGGACGAGGCGATCCTGGTGCGCATCGAACAGAACGCGCGCGAGACGATCGTCGAGATCCGCGACGCCGGCCCCGGCATTGCGGCCTCGGTGGGCGAACACGCCTTCGAGATGTTCGTGACCGACGCGGGCGACACGCACGGCGGCTCCGGCCTCGGCCTGTGGATCAGTCGCAGCATCGTGCGCGCGCACGGCGGCGACATTCGCACCTGCCCCGCCGACCTGCCGCACGGCACCTGCTTCCGCCTCACCCTGCCGACGCGGGAGGCGCCGCCGGACGCTGCCCCGTGA
- a CDS encoding ATPase domain-containing protein, protein MTHTPIGSGIPGLDVVLGGGYTPGRLYLVEGLPGSGKTTLAMQFLLDGRARGERVLYVSLSETVSELREMAESHGWSLDGICLYEALAVDASGVDAHYTMFHPSEIELADTTRRIMEHIEAIAPDRLVFDSLAELRLLSGSALRYRRHVLALKQYFADRACTTLLLDDVSASEGGMQVHTIVHGVVRLSALDSDFGGDRRRLRVNKYRGRRFIGGYHDYRIEHGGLQVFPRLVASEFRREGEQRSVGTGEPRLDALLGGGVDRGTSTLLIGAAGTGKSSLATLIASTAAERGERSAIFAFDESVRSFITRSQGLGFPIERYLRDGHIHLQAVDPAELSSGEFTQVIRDAVELHGARVVVIDSLNGYLNAMPEQQYMLLQLHELLAYLGSLGVITILISAQLGLIGTMSNSLDVSYLADSVVLLRYFEASGEVRQAISVLKKRTGAHERTIRPFKLGPDGFEIGEPLREFRGVLTGVPQERSASAGGAGR, encoded by the coding sequence GTGACACACACTCCCATCGGCTCGGGCATTCCAGGGCTCGACGTTGTGCTGGGCGGCGGCTACACGCCGGGCCGCCTCTACCTGGTGGAAGGCCTGCCGGGCTCGGGCAAGACCACGCTGGCGATGCAGTTCCTCCTCGACGGTCGCGCACGCGGCGAGCGCGTGCTGTACGTGTCGCTTTCCGAAACCGTGTCGGAACTGCGCGAGATGGCGGAGTCGCACGGCTGGTCGCTGGACGGCATCTGCCTGTACGAAGCGCTGGCCGTCGATGCCTCCGGGGTCGATGCGCACTACACGATGTTCCATCCCTCGGAGATCGAACTGGCCGACACCACGCGCCGGATCATGGAGCACATCGAAGCGATCGCGCCGGACCGCCTGGTGTTCGATTCGCTGGCGGAGCTGCGATTGCTGTCCGGCTCGGCGCTGCGCTATCGCCGCCACGTGCTGGCGTTGAAGCAGTACTTCGCCGACCGCGCCTGCACCACGCTGCTGCTGGACGACGTTTCCGCATCGGAAGGCGGCATGCAGGTGCACACGATCGTGCACGGCGTGGTGCGCCTGTCCGCGCTGGATTCGGACTTCGGCGGCGACCGGCGGCGCCTGCGCGTCAACAAGTACCGCGGGCGGCGTTTCATCGGCGGGTACCACGACTACCGAATCGAACATGGTGGGCTGCAGGTGTTCCCGCGCCTGGTGGCGTCCGAGTTCCGGCGCGAGGGCGAGCAGCGCTCCGTGGGCACGGGCGAGCCGCGACTGGACGCGCTCCTGGGCGGCGGCGTCGATCGCGGCACGAGCACCTTGCTGATCGGCGCGGCGGGCACGGGCAAGTCGTCGCTCGCCACGCTGATCGCGTCGACGGCCGCGGAGCGCGGCGAGCGCTCGGCGATCTTCGCCTTCGACGAAAGCGTGCGCTCCTTCATCACGCGCTCGCAGGGCCTCGGCTTCCCGATCGAACGCTACCTGCGCGATGGGCATATCCACCTGCAGGCGGTGGATCCGGCCGAGTTGTCCTCCGGCGAGTTCACCCAGGTCATCCGCGACGCGGTGGAACTGCACGGTGCGCGCGTGGTGGTCATCGACAGCCTCAACGGCTATCTCAACGCCATGCCGGAACAGCAGTACATGCTGCTGCAACTGCACGAGTTGCTGGCCTACCTCGGATCGCTGGGCGTCATCACCATCCTCATCAGCGCGCAGCTGGGATTGATCGGCACGATGAGCAACAGCCTCGACGTGAGCTACCTCGCCGATTCGGTGGTGCTGCTGCGGTACTTCGAAGCCAGCGGCGAAGTGCGCCAGGCGATCTCGGTGCTGAAGAAGCGCACGGGTGCGCACGAACGCACGATCCGCCCGTTCAAGCTCGGGCCCGACGGGTTCGAGATCGGCGAGCCGCTGCGCGAGTTCCGCGGCGTGCTGACCGGCGTGCCGCAGGAACGCAGCGCGTCGGCCGGCGGCGCTGGCCGGTGA
- a CDS encoding hybrid sensor histidine kinase/response regulator: MSVALLLPTPRDTELAARLLADEAITAVRCDTVFDLERALEGEVGAVFVAEEWLSTGAQRVLGDTVVRQPGWSDLPILVLARVGSDSHHLARITSELGNATVLERPLRVATLTSAARSALRARWRQYQIHAQLEALEHARAQLDVAARRKDEFLAILGHELRNPLAPIRNALQVLLQRAKPRSDEHALMSMMRRQVDHMVRLVEDLIDVARVTRGTVELRCRPARVSEVLRSAVELSQPLIDAGQHALHVDVQDDALLVMADPVRIAQVFSNLLNNAAKYSPPGGRIDVTVAREGQQAVVTIVDAGVGIEPAVLPRVFDLFTQGNQGPHRAKDGLGIGLTLVRTLVELHGGTVSAHSEGPRRGSTFCVRLPLLEGDALPATPELVEPAAEVATPNALRVMVVDDNVDAAETLGMLLSSMGVDHRIAFEASMHCASPATSIRTRCSSTSACPGWTVTNSRDACAMHPAARRACSLH; this comes from the coding sequence ATGTCCGTCGCGCTGCTGCTGCCCACGCCGCGCGACACGGAACTGGCCGCGCGCCTGCTGGCCGACGAAGCCATCACCGCGGTGCGCTGCGACACGGTCTTCGACCTGGAGCGTGCGCTGGAAGGCGAGGTCGGTGCGGTGTTCGTCGCGGAAGAATGGCTCTCCACCGGTGCCCAGCGCGTGCTGGGCGACACCGTGGTGCGGCAACCGGGCTGGTCGGACCTGCCGATCCTGGTGCTCGCGCGGGTGGGCAGCGACTCCCACCACCTCGCGCGCATCACCAGCGAGCTCGGCAACGCGACGGTCCTGGAACGTCCGTTGCGGGTGGCCACATTGACCAGCGCTGCGCGCAGTGCGCTGCGCGCGCGCTGGCGGCAATACCAGATCCACGCGCAACTCGAAGCGCTGGAGCACGCACGTGCCCAGCTGGACGTGGCGGCGCGGCGCAAGGACGAATTCCTTGCCATCCTCGGCCACGAACTGCGCAACCCGCTCGCGCCCATCCGCAACGCGTTGCAGGTGTTGCTGCAGCGCGCGAAGCCGCGCTCGGACGAGCACGCGCTGATGTCGATGATGCGCCGGCAGGTGGACCACATGGTGCGCCTGGTCGAAGACCTGATCGACGTGGCCCGCGTCACGCGCGGCACGGTGGAACTGCGTTGCCGGCCGGCGCGCGTGTCGGAGGTGTTGCGCAGCGCAGTGGAGTTGAGCCAGCCGCTCATCGACGCGGGGCAGCATGCGTTGCACGTGGACGTGCAGGACGACGCGCTGCTGGTGATGGCCGATCCGGTGCGGATCGCGCAGGTCTTCAGCAACCTGCTCAACAACGCGGCGAAGTATTCGCCGCCGGGCGGGCGCATCGACGTGACCGTGGCGCGCGAAGGCCAGCAGGCGGTGGTCACCATCGTCGACGCCGGCGTCGGCATCGAGCCTGCGGTGTTGCCGCGCGTGTTCGACTTGTTCACCCAGGGCAACCAGGGCCCGCATCGCGCGAAGGACGGCCTGGGCATCGGCCTGACGCTGGTGCGCACGCTGGTGGAACTGCATGGCGGCACCGTGAGCGCGCACAGCGAAGGGCCACGACGCGGCTCCACGTTCTGCGTGCGGTTGCCGTTGCTGGAGGGCGACGCGCTTCCTGCGACCCCCGAGCTCGTCGAACCGGCGGCCGAGGTCGCCACCCCGAATGCGCTGCGCGTGATGGTCGTGGACGACAACGTGGATGCGGCGGAGACGCTGGGCATGTTGCTGTCGTCGATGGGCGTGGACCATCGCATCGCCTTCGAGGCTTCGATGCATTGCGCATCGCCGGCGACTTCGATCCGCACGCGATGTTCCTCGACCTCGGCATGCCCGGGATGGACGGTTACGAACTCGCGCGACGCCTGCGCGATGCACCCGGCGGCGCGGCGCGCGTGCTCATTGCATTGA
- a CDS encoding response regulator codes for MFLDLGMPGMDGYELARRLRDAPGGAARVLIALTGWSQAEDQLRTRDAGFDHHLSKPADLDALDRLLDRIHASAA; via the coding sequence ATGTTCCTCGACCTCGGCATGCCCGGGATGGACGGTTACGAACTCGCGCGACGCCTGCGCGATGCACCCGGCGGCGCGGCGCGCGTGCTCATTGCATTGACGGGCTGGAGCCAGGCCGAAGACCAGCTGCGCACGCGCGACGCGGGCTTCGACCACCATTTGTCGAAGCCCGCCGACCTCGACGCACTGGATCGCCTGCTCGATCGCATTCATGCGAGCGCGGCGTGA
- a CDS encoding GAF domain-containing sensor histidine kinase, with the protein MEHANTLPRDLQIVAIVQRLAVCADAAQVCHALAECTRKLIGADGVTVVMRDHERCRYVEENAIGELWKGQDFAIGECISGWAMLHDEQLAILDIRQDPRIPQSLYAATFVHSLAMTPIGHDPAIGAMGVYWSHEHAATDDELASLRAIADSAALALVNLRLVEELRAANARKEQFLASLAHELGALLGPLRTSLHLQGNASDLDAHRRARDIMTRQVARQARLVDHLLEGSVLLTGLASSTCVPLDLGEEITEAVRAHDAAAQAAEVRLALAPLPDRMPMLGDPARIRQALAQLLDNSVRCTPPGGRIEVSAAIVGANAVVHVVDTGIGISPRTLPHVFEPFSRPAEEPERSLAGLGLGLSMVSAIAAMHGGSATLSSDGPGQGAIATLEFPLRESVRGQAHPRSARGTLH; encoded by the coding sequence ATGGAGCACGCCAACACACTGCCGCGCGACCTGCAGATCGTCGCCATCGTCCAGCGCCTCGCCGTGTGCGCCGACGCTGCACAGGTGTGCCACGCGCTGGCCGAATGCACGCGCAAGCTGATCGGCGCCGACGGCGTGACGGTGGTGATGCGCGACCACGAACGTTGCCGCTACGTCGAGGAAAACGCGATCGGCGAATTGTGGAAGGGCCAGGATTTCGCGATCGGAGAATGCATCTCCGGCTGGGCGATGCTCCACGACGAACAACTGGCGATCCTCGACATCCGCCAGGACCCGCGCATCCCGCAATCGTTGTACGCGGCCACCTTCGTGCACAGCCTGGCGATGACGCCCATCGGGCACGATCCGGCGATCGGCGCGATGGGCGTGTACTGGTCGCATGAGCACGCAGCGACGGACGACGAACTCGCATCGCTGCGCGCGATCGCCGATTCGGCGGCCCTGGCGCTGGTGAACCTGCGGCTGGTGGAAGAACTGCGCGCCGCCAATGCGCGCAAGGAACAATTCCTCGCCAGCCTCGCGCACGAACTGGGCGCGCTGCTCGGGCCGCTGCGCACGTCGCTGCACCTGCAGGGCAATGCGTCCGACCTCGACGCGCATCGCCGCGCGCGCGACATCATGACGCGGCAGGTCGCGCGCCAGGCGCGCCTGGTGGACCACCTGCTCGAAGGCAGCGTGTTGCTGACCGGACTCGCGTCGTCGACCTGCGTGCCGCTGGACCTGGGCGAGGAGATCACCGAGGCCGTGCGCGCGCACGACGCTGCCGCGCAGGCGGCCGAAGTGCGCCTCGCGCTGGCGCCGTTGCCGGATCGCATGCCGATGCTGGGCGACCCCGCGCGCATCCGCCAGGCGCTCGCGCAGTTGCTGGACAACAGCGTGCGCTGCACGCCGCCGGGGGGACGCATCGAGGTGTCCGCGGCGATCGTCGGCGCCAACGCGGTGGTGCACGTGGTCGACACGGGAATCGGCATTTCGCCGCGCACCTTGCCGCACGTGTTCGAACCGTTCTCGCGCCCGGCGGAAGAACCGGAACGCAGCCTCGCCGGGCTCGGCCTCGGCCTGAGCATGGTCTCGGCCATTGCCGCGATGCACGGCGGCAGCGCGACGCTGTCCAGCGACGGCCCGGGGCAGGGCGCGATCGCGACGCTGGAATTCCCGTTGCGCGAATCCGTGCGCGGGCAGGCGCATCCGCGCTCGGCGCGCGGCACCTTGCACTAG
- a CDS encoding ExbD/TolR family protein, with protein sequence MASSAFSPSVPAARDFADINITPLVDVMLVLLIIFMVAAPTLSKAVDFNLPGIAKDQPAPPPTEINLRIDANNEIAWNGSVQPYSALQALMAVEAQRDPAHPPLVKIDASGDADYGVVTRVLAAAREANLEHIAFVQH encoded by the coding sequence ATGGCCAGCTCCGCCTTCTCCCCGTCCGTCCCCGCCGCCCGCGACTTCGCGGACATCAACATCACCCCGCTGGTCGACGTGATGCTGGTCCTGCTGATCATCTTCATGGTGGCCGCGCCCACGCTGTCGAAGGCGGTGGACTTCAACCTGCCCGGGATCGCAAAGGACCAGCCGGCGCCGCCGCCGACCGAGATCAACCTGCGCATCGACGCCAACAACGAGATCGCCTGGAACGGCAGCGTGCAGCCGTACTCGGCCCTGCAGGCCTTGATGGCGGTGGAAGCGCAGCGCGATCCCGCGCATCCGCCCCTGGTCAAGATCGATGCGAGCGGCGATGCCGACTACGGCGTGGTGACGCGCGTGCTGGCCGCCGCGCGCGAGGCCAACCTCGAGCACATCGCGTTCGTGCAGCACTGA
- a CDS encoding right-handed parallel beta-helix repeat-containing protein, with the protein MNRSNEQLVQVVTTPMARRTFLKNSALLAVPAILGGVSLPALALTAPPVRTRGTTVLNVKNYGAIGDGIHDDTAAIQAAINALPTAGGTVTVPAGTYLIDTTKKINLRSSMLFSMDPLAILKAKTASVSRHYLIYVNGKSDVEIAGGQLVGERDTHKYMTSSTDEWGHGIQILGGKRVTVRDLRVSKCTGDGVCIGGSSSDVVIANIIATGNRRNGLSVTNCTNIKVYDSEFSFTAGTSPECGIDIEPDAGYTCSNVLIQNCRINNNNKYGINIWKNTSAITITQSTLELNGSLGMGTNGVNGLTVTNNTVRSNSATGIVFNDGTKNLNHSGNLSYGNYTRLGAKVRTPFTQTGWTSKIERDILIRGTTSGIVIGSNNYK; encoded by the coding sequence ATGAATCGCAGCAACGAGCAGCTGGTCCAGGTGGTCACGACGCCGATGGCGCGCCGTACGTTCCTCAAGAACTCCGCCCTCCTGGCGGTCCCCGCGATCCTCGGTGGCGTTTCGCTGCCGGCGCTTGCCCTGACCGCACCCCCGGTTCGCACGCGTGGCACCACGGTCCTCAACGTCAAGAACTACGGCGCCATCGGCGACGGCATCCATGACGACACCGCTGCCATCCAGGCCGCGATCAACGCGCTGCCGACCGCCGGCGGCACTGTGACGGTCCCGGCCGGCACGTACCTGATCGACACCACCAAGAAGATCAACCTGCGCAGCTCGATGCTCTTCAGCATGGACCCGCTGGCGATCCTCAAGGCCAAGACCGCTTCGGTCTCGCGCCACTACCTGATCTACGTCAACGGCAAGTCCGACGTCGAAATCGCGGGCGGCCAGCTGGTGGGCGAGCGCGACACGCACAAGTACATGACCTCCAGCACCGACGAGTGGGGCCACGGCATCCAGATCCTCGGCGGCAAGCGCGTCACCGTGCGCGACCTGAGAGTGAGCAAGTGCACCGGCGACGGCGTGTGCATCGGCGGCTCGTCCAGCGACGTGGTCATCGCCAACATCATCGCCACCGGCAACCGCCGCAACGGCCTGTCGGTCACCAACTGCACCAACATCAAGGTGTACGACTCCGAGTTCAGCTTCACCGCCGGCACCTCGCCGGAGTGCGGCATCGACATCGAACCCGATGCGGGCTACACCTGCTCCAACGTGCTCATCCAGAACTGCCGCATCAACAACAACAACAAGTACGGCATCAACATCTGGAAGAACACCTCGGCCATCACCATCACGCAGTCCACGCTCGAGCTCAACGGCAGCCTGGGCATGGGCACCAACGGCGTCAACGGCCTGACGGTCACCAACAACACGGTCCGCAGCAACTCCGCCACCGGCATCGTCTTCAACGACGGCACCAAGAACCTCAACCACAGCGGCAACCTGTCGTACGGCAACTACACGCGCCTGGGCGCCAAGGTCCGCACGCCGTTCACGCAGACCGGCTGGACGAGCAAGATCGAGCGCGACATCCTGATCCGCGGCACCACCAGCGGCATCGTGATCGGTTCGAACAACTACAAGTAA
- a CDS encoding VOC family protein gives MILDHVGLYVSDLSASRAFYTAALAPLGISVLIEGDGWCMFGSGRQPQFWIGDRGPAPGGIHLAFVAADRAHVHAFHAAALVAGGRDNGAPGPRDYHPAYYGAFVIGPDGHNIEAVCHTPE, from the coding sequence ATGATCCTCGACCACGTCGGCCTGTATGTCAGCGACCTGTCCGCCAGCCGCGCGTTCTACACGGCCGCACTCGCCCCGCTCGGGATCTCCGTGCTGATCGAAGGCGACGGCTGGTGCATGTTCGGCAGCGGGCGCCAGCCGCAGTTCTGGATCGGCGATCGCGGGCCCGCTCCGGGCGGCATCCATCTCGCCTTCGTGGCAGCCGATCGCGCGCACGTGCACGCCTTCCATGCCGCGGCCCTGGTCGCCGGCGGCCGCGACAACGGCGCACCGGGCCCGCGCGATTACCACCCGGCGTATTACGGCGCGTTCGTCATCGGGCCCGACGGGCACAACATCGAAGCGGTCTGCCACACCCCCGAATGA